In Naumovozyma castellii chromosome 1, complete genome, one DNA window encodes the following:
- the HUL4 gene encoding putative E3 ubiquitin-protein ligase HUL4 (ancestral locus Anc_1.462): MGLFSRKSKENRNEAIHIVSTKNTAKKVLGKPLTKAAPQRSNSEGLKHRTNLQILRCSCCGSLVNFPKGTPKFKCGVCQVTTVLATDRNSFKEEAPNFDCSVRKLLKEVKKAYATLKIANTKDRKEIDEIFEPVSLYLRKGFGNANLLEKTFRLCQLNDAIDYSELDKFYKIVIELPTSKPLYYILKETNELLKRSSGTITQFYWLFIILRNPILRGNLNGKLSRKYKNKKLRIIAYDVIKRCIGYLSNFLTNTHHKIFVHYLDSLPIEIFSEYVELINLYITFQLTKITYCEKKANFVRNEHHSSRKSLELRDDDFWTSDKSTFLEILPKQRNVALSSVELKFKHYQYEEDWHIKCAAKLLKMFYTSNVKRKGNNTNLQTFCFYNTMFDYIDYKQDFDIWRGLGKTKSATQLLQLLQQPKNRFSLCNYPFLLSLGLKMCIIEYEVKRIMEYEAEHAFLTSLDKKKVVDVYFRIRVRRERITNDSLKCIRQHQGDLLKSLRVEFINEPGIDAGGLKKEWFLLLTKSLFNPMNGLFKYLEDSRLSWFAIQPICEEESDIESQKELYYLFGVVLALALFNSTILDLKFPKALYKKLCKEPLNFEDYRELYPETAKNLEKMLSYPGKDFEDLFCLSFTTTYQDATLGIFGSQSQTDKVTVELCKGGKGINVTQENKQRFVDLWVDFYLTKSISNSFDHFQTGFNRVCGKCYSISLFDSDELEKLVCGDEGKENYDFKILRSITKYGGGFNDQSKIVEWFWKIVESWSNQLQRKLLLFVTGSDRIPATGISTLPFKVTRLGTKDKEDLPLSHTCFNELCLWEYTTEEKLKNKLLCAITESEGFGFR, encoded by the coding sequence ATGGGTTTATTTTCTAGAAAGTCCAAAGAAAACAGGAATGAGGCAATTCATATAGTTTCGACTAAAAACACAGCGAAAAAAGTATTGGGGAAACCCCTTACTAAAGCGGCGCCACAAAGATCTAATTCCGAAGGTCTCAAACACCGGACTAACTTGCAAATATTGAGGTGTTCATGTTGTGGGtctttggtaaattttccaaaaggAACACCAAAGTTTAAATGTGGGGTTTGTCAAGTAACGACAGTGTTGGCTACAGATCGCAATTCATTCAAGGAAGAAGCTCCTAATTTTGATTGTTCGGTTCGCAAATTGTTAAAGGAGGTCAAGAAAGCTTACGCAACTTTAAAAATAGCAAATACAAAGGATAGGAAGGAAATAGATGAAATCTTTGAACCTGTAAGTTTATACTTGCGTAAGGGCTTTGGTAATGCAAACTTGTTGGAAAAAACGTTTCGCCTTTGTCAATTAAACGATGCTATTGATTATTCTGAACTGGATAAATTCTACAAAATAGTCATTGAATTGCCAACGAGCAAACCcctttattatattctcAAAGAAACAAACGAATTGTTGAAACGATCCTCAGGTACAATTACTCAGTTCTATTggttatttattattttgagGAACCCTATTCTTAGAGGGAACCTCAATGGTAAATTATCTAGGAAAtacaaaaacaaaaaattaaggATTATTGCATACGATGTTATCAAAAGGTGTATAGGATACCTCTCAAATTTTTTGACAAATACACACCATAAGATTTTTGTTCATTATCTAGATAGCTTACCGATAGAGATATTTTCCGAATATGTGGAACTGATCAACTTATATATTACATTTCAGTTAACTAAGATAACATATTGTGAGAAAAAAGCAAATTTTGTCCGAAACGAACATCATTCTAGTAGAAAAAGTCTCGAATTAAGGGACGATGATTTTTGGACCTCTGATAAATCGACCTTCCTAGAAATACTACCCAAACAAAGGAACGTTGCATTATCTTCGGTGGAACTAAAGTTTAAGCATTACCAATATGAGGAAGATTGGCACATAAAATGTGCAGCGAAATTACTCAAAATGTTCTACACGTCCAATGTGAAGAGAAAAGGCAACAATACTAACTTGCAAACATTTTGCTTTTATAATACCATGTTTGATTATATTGATTACAAGCAAGACTTTGATATATGGCGAGGGCTTGGGAAAACCAAATCAGCCACACAACTACTAcagcttcttcaacaacCCAAAAATCGATTTTCTCTCTGTAATTATCCATTCCTGTTATCATTAGGTCTGAAAATGTGTATAATAGAATATGAAGTGAAACGTATAATGGAGTACGAAGCTGAACATGCATTCCTCACCTCGTTAGATAAAAAGAAAGTGGTTGATGTATATTTTAGGATACGTGTCAGAAGGGAAAGAATAACTAATGACTCTTTGAAGTGTATTCGCCAACATCAAGGGGATCTTCTGAAGTCTCTGAGAGtagaatttattaatgagCCAGGAATTGACGCTGGTGGCTTGAAAAAGGAATGGTTTTTATTACTAACGAAATCCTTATTCAACCCTATGAATGGGttatttaaatatcttGAAGATAGCAGATTGTCCTGGTTTGCTATTCAGCCCATCTGTGAAGAAGAGTCCGATATTGAATCCCAGAAGGAACTATACTATCTGTTTGGAGTGGTACTTGCACTAGCTTTGTTTAACAGTACAATTCTGGATTTAAAATTTCCGAAGGCATTATATAAGAAACTCTGCAAGGAACCATTAAACTTTGAAGATTATAGAGAGCTTTATCCAGAAACAGCTaagaatttggaaaagatgTTGTCATATCCAGGCAAAGATTTTGAGGATTTGTTCTGTCTTTCTTTTACCACCACATACCAAGATGCGACTTTGGGGATTTTTGGTTCCCAAAGTCAAACAGATAAGGTTACAGTTGAATTATGTAAAGGTGGCAAGGGCATTAACGTCACTCAAGAAAATAAGCAACGATTTGTCGATTTGTGGGTGGATTTCTATCTCACTAAATCTATATCTAATTCATTTGATCACTTCCAAACTGGATTTAATCGAGTGTGTGGAAAATGTTACTCGATTTCTCTCTTTGATTCTGATGAATTAGAGAAATTAGTCTGCGGTGACGAAGGAAAGGAAAACTatgattttaaaatattgaGATCCATAACCAAATATGGTGGAGGATTTAATGATCAATCAAAGATTGTTGAGTGGTTTTGGAAAATTGTAGAAAGTTGGAGTAATCAGCTTCAACGTAAGTTGTTACTGTTTGTTACGGGATCAGATCGGATTCCAGCAACTGGAATATCGACTCTTCCATTCAAAGTAACAAGATTGGGAACGAAAGACAAAGAGGATTTACCATTGTCACATACGTGCTTTAATGAACTTTGTCTTTGGGAATATACAACGGAAGAAAAGCTAAAGAATAAACTCCTGTGTGCCATAACGGAATCCGAGGGTTTTGGATTTCGCTGA
- the SNU13 gene encoding RNA binding protein SNU13 (ancestral locus Anc_1.465) has protein sequence MSAPNPKAFPLADAALTQQILDVVQQAANLRQLKKGANEATKTLNRGISEFIIMAADCEPIEILLHLPLLCEDKNVPYVFVPSRVALGRACGVSRPVIAASITTNDASAIKNQIYAVKDKIETLLI, from the coding sequence ATGTCTGCCCCAAACCCAAAAGCTTTCCCATTAGCCGATGCTGCTTTAACCCAACAAATCTTGGATGTTGTTCAACAAGCTGCCAACTTGAgacaattgaagaagggTGCTAATGAAGCCACCAAGACTTTGAATCGTGGTATTTctgaattcatcatcatggCTGCTGACTGTGAACCAATTGAAATTCTATTGCATTTGCCATTATTATGTGAAGATAAGAACGTTCCATACGTCTTTGTTCCATCTAGAGTTGCTTTAGGTAGAGCTTGTGGTGTTTCGAGACCAGTCATTGCTGCTTCTATCACTACCAATGACGCTTCTGCCATCAAGAACCAAATCTACGCCGTCAAGGACAAGATTGAAACTTTGTTGATTTAA
- the MLO127 gene encoding Mlo127p (ancestral locus Anc_1.463) encodes MEPNFVLSEKKSASGIITSFITTYPKLIVIEPNQVRICDDCTQDNFLKRARIIMTTGTTIGATYLHEHTSGKYFLFLLKASGALELMNEDFERLDIIETDILQDEGPKFFSFDPLKESLYINLKKDKLFEFRYKAKKNGVISFIHIGAHQTAIYCFPDEIVDLKSFADLDEEQRECSVLAVLMRKKRSWKFSFQTLFRKGYTHSRSKKSSSWMSSHNYFEFSPLSEEFDYEPNDDINLVSLSVLKDIGCFIFTPLQSYFITNSNFADHQINDILVTDKYIGRGICASSDEVRALLESPLLNDTITNFNESTGIIFELIKCDGSIIQVSFSQRYFDTDTGVIYWNDFEVTTKPMLSDAAFCQNTKSISKLFLLEVSLCMLYITHDGLLIWDTNRSMIISKDSYKTSLDIYTKILGYDIPKTVSCGIIDSDIGFLETQFNGVKTRSNILFQVTGDLTNIWHRGDDLFWSTSDGTLFKNDQIIEQFEVDASIFVLANGEIIKNDAFILSIDIINSTGRYCYITSKGCLRWSDKEQVFHIPNFKHSSLVNYLLYSIQLTKELDLTVMIIDHEINVFENTKQTKKLNFSDSMSTLTDLALYCKNDTKHLLLVDIDGLLSVIELGHDKMVFKSRLGSKIMHFTQIPDSSSFIVYSDEDAFLLTYKFAGRYRLSYFDMPFLIKRTVAKDNKNFNLCTKDNKIYNISFENEPVIIKKIDYTDKMTINKLIMLPCSNRFIIASCFRSTTNHMEVDSNEYISDLYIFDIKTPLSGWYLNIPEKYRDATVTDIMPIPFVNPEAKGETSVGETFYAKRAAFDRCFMVSLDYHSSDEEQSPNLLLYTIDEDTGKVDYQTGISTSYSITKMHNYYNQTILVAGGFLQALKVDYSVKENAFTIDPVSSSFELRGYVTNLITFPYECPEPESTIMKEDRILLSNILKGIQEFKLFRTLKTGRIRIEPTLFSESHPLTKEFSGVKLILDIERVQLPNITCFAVCMNGSKILLYYSIHNAEYRSIEFGLDSPVISLTPATTPSSSLPPVAITDAEPIQPLFFVNTQNGGLYVIRTIQDERQLEDAKFHLNSKMIEQYKYLGIITEMEDNLDVPFFDERILKVTP; translated from the coding sequence ATGGAACCTAATTTCGTCCTTTCAGAAAAGAAATCTGCATCTGGTATTATTACATCCTTTATAACAACATACCCTAAATTGATTGTAATTGAGCCAAACCAGGTGAGAATTTGTGATGATTGTACCCAAGATAACTTTCTCAAAAGGGCAcgaataataatgacaaCTGGAACCACCATTGGAGCTACCTATCTTCATGAACACACTTCCGGAAAGTATTTCCTTTTTCTATTAAAGGCATCTGGCGCTCTCGAATTGATGAATGAGGATTTTGAACGTCTAGATATCATAGAAACTGACATATTACAAGATGAAGGACCCAAGTTCTTTTCTTTCGATCCACTTAAGGAGAGCTTATACATTAACCTGAAGaaagataaattatttgagtTTAGGTATAAGGCCAAGAAAAATGGTGTGATTTCCTTTATTCATATTGGTGCTCACCAAACAGCAATTTATTGTTTCCctgatgaaattgttgatttAAAATCGTTTGCAGACCTGGATGAGGAACAAAGAGAATGCAGTGTGCTTGCAGTCTTAATGAGGAAAAAAAGATCATGGAAATTCTCATTTCAGACATTATTTCGAAAAGGTTATACGCATAGCAGATCAAAAAAATCTTCCAGTTGGATGTCGTCCCACAATTACTTTGAATTTTCCCCACTTTCTGAGGAATTTGATTACGAACcaaatgatgatattaacTTGGTTTCGCTTTCGGTGCTTAAGGATATTGGTTGCTTTATCTTTACTCCCTTACAATCATACTTTAttacaaattcaaattttgcTGATCACCAAATCAATGATATCCTTGTAACAGATAAATATATAGGTAGAGGAATTTGTGCGTCCTCGGATGAAGTCCGTGCATTATTGGAATCCCCCCTTCTGAACGACACTATTACAAACTTTAACGAGTCTACGGGaataatctttgaattgATAAAGTGTGATGGGTCCATTATTCAAGTAAGCTTTTCTCAGCGGTATTTTGACACAGATACCGGAGTTATTTATTGGAACGATTTTGAAGTAACTACCAAGCCTATGCTTTCTGATGCTGCCTTCTGTCAAAATACAAAATCCATATCtaaactttttcttttggaagTTTCTTTGTGCATGCTCTACATAACACATGATGGGCTTCTGATCTGGGACACAAATAGAAGTATgattatttcaaaagattcaTACAAAACATCGCTGGATATATATACCAAGATACTAGGATATGATATACCAAAAACAGTTTCCTGCGGGATTATAGACTCTGATATAGGGTTCTTAGAAACTCAGTTTAACGGTGTCAAAACAAGGAGTAACATATTATTTCAGGTAACTGGAGACTTAACGAACATATGGCATAGGGGTGATGATCTCTTCTGGAGTACTTCAGATGGTactttattcaaaaacGACCAGATTATAGAACAATTTGAAGTAGATGCATCTATATTTGTATTAGCAAACGGAGAGATAATTAAAAACGATGCATTCATATTATCTATCGATATTATCAATTCTACTGGTAGATATTGTTACATAACTTCAAAGGGTTGTTTACGATGGAGTGATAAGGAGCAAGTCTTCCACATACCCAATTTTAAGCATAGTTCTCTTGTCAATTATCTTTTATACTCGATTCAATTGACGAAAGAATTAGATCTGACAGTCATGATCATTGACCATGAAATTAATGTATTTGAGAATACCAAACAAACTAAAAAACTGAACTTTTCAGATTCTATGTCAACTCTAACCGATCTCGCCTTATATTGTAAGAATGATACGAAGCACTTATTACTGGTAGATATTGATGGATTATTGAGCGTCATCGAATTAGGACACGATAAAATGGTTTTTAAAAGTAGATTAGGTAGCAAAATAATGCATTTCACCCAAATTCCTGACTCGAGTTCTTTCATAGTGTATTCTGATGAAGACGCATTTTTGTTAACATATAAGTTTGCAGGAAGGTATCGCTTGTCTTACTTCGACATGCCATTTTTGATCAAGAGAACAGTTGCAAAGGATAATAAGAATTTTAATCTATGCACCAAAGATAACAAAATTTATAACATTTCCTTTGAAAACGAACcggtaataataaaaaaaattgattataCAGACAAAATGACAATAAATAAGTTGATAATGCTCCCATGCTCAAACAGATTTATTATCGCCTCCTGCTTTAGAAGTACAACAAACCACATGGAAGTTGATAGTAACGAATATATTTCTgatctttatatttttgatatCAAAACACCACTTTCTGGATGGTATTTAAATATACCTGAAAAATATAGAGATGCAACAGTTACTGATATTATGCCAATTCCCTTCGTGAATCCAGAAGCAAAAGGTGAAACCTCTGTTGGTGAAACCTTCTATGCTAAAAGAGCGGCATTTGATAGGTGTTTTATGGTATCGCTAGATTACCATTCTAGCGATGAGGAACAGTCTCCGaacttattattatataccattgatgaagatacaGGAAAGGTAGACTATCAAACTGGAATAAGCACCTCCTATTCTATTACGAAAATGCACAACTATTATAACCAGACAATACTTGTTGCTGGCGGGTTTCTGCAAGCTCTTAAAGTAGATTATTCTGTCAAGGAAAACGCATTCACCATAGATCCTGTTTCCAGCTCTTTTGAACTCCGAGGTTATGTGACAAATTTGATAACTTTCCCTTATGAATGCCCCGAACCAGAATCGACAATTATGAAAGAAGATAGAATTCTCTTATCCAATATTCTTAAAGgtattcaagaatttaaacTCTTTAGAACATTGAAAACGGGACGGATTAGAATAGAACCTACATTATTTTCTGAATCACATCCCTTAACTAAAGAATTTTCTGGCGTCAAACTAATACTTGATATTGAGAGGGTTCAGCTACCAAATATCACTTGCTTTGCTGTTTGCATGAACGGTTCAAAGATACTACTTTATTATTCGATTCACAATGCTGAATATCGTTCTATCGAATTTGGATTGGATAGCCCCGTAATTAGCTTGACTCCTGCTACAACCCCCTCAAGCTCACTACCTCCAGTAGCTATCACTGATGCCGAACCAATTCAACCTTTATTCTTTGTAAATACTCAAAATGGTGGATTGTATGTTATTAGAACGATCCAAGATGAAAGACAACTAGAAGATgccaaatttcatttgaattcCAAAATGATAGAGCAATATAAATACCTAGGAATAATCACTGAAATGGAAGATAACTTAGATGTCCCATTCTTTGATGAAAGGATCTTGAAAGTGACACCTTAA
- the GEF1 gene encoding Gef1p (ancestral locus Anc_1.466) — translation MSKSYQHLEREELNNDDISENNESIQDVPELKNFDQFTTIDRMTEEDIVINYTNTDRKYLTTKFGRFRKLFWEKGKMVITLTCIALTIGCIAGFLQIFTETLVNWKTGHCDRNWILNKSFCCSITATEQNEKRDFFLDKRQELQCIDQGLWINWSGAISPFLIFVILSVLFALISTLLVKYFAPMATGSGITEIKVWVSGFEYRSDFLDGMTLIVKSIALPLAISAGLSIGKEGPSVHYATCCGYIITNWLLKDSLTYSNQFEYLTAASGAGVAVAFGAPIGGVLFGIEEIASSAEFNTSTLWKSYYVALVAVTTLKCINPFRNGKIIQFNVTYDQDWRVTEIPVFIILGIFGGLYGKYISKWNISYVNFRRKYLASYPTQEVIILAIITALISYFNEFLKLDMTESMGILFHECVEDYASDDSSVFAHSLCYLDENTHVISFLKMLLSLCFATIIRSLLVIISYGCRVPAGIFVPSMAVGATFGRALSLIVERFFSGAGVITPGTYAFLGAAAALCGITNLTLTVVVIMFELTGAFIYIIPTMIVVAITRMILSNSGVSGGIADQMITVNGFPMLEYQWEDETFMDNYIAEDIMSQKLVTLKETMYLSEIEALMYDSNATKIVHGFPIIKDGDEYENDKKCVGYVLRRHLASKLLMQDINSSEANITLVHFTKSSIDLQNTSSENGIVVSFQDIVNTSPITVKPEVPTSLLFKMFKQMGCKTIIIEKDGFLKGLVTSKDILKFERTKAREIIGPKYTYNEHLNQAFWSILQPIINRFSKKQ, via the coding sequence ATGTCAAAATCATATCAACACCTAGAGAGAGAGGAGCTTAATAACGATGATATTAGTGAAAACAATGAGAGTATACAGGATGTACCagagttgaaaaatttcgATCAATTTACTACTATTGACAGAATGACTGAAGAAGACATTGTGATTAACTATACCAACACTGATAGAAAATACCTGACCACTAAGTTCGGCAGATTCAGAAAATTATTCTGGgagaaaggaaaaatgGTTATAACATTAACATGTATTGCTCTTACTATTGGATGTATAGCAggttttcttcaaatatttaccGAAACGTTGgtcaattggaaaacagGCCATTGTGACAGAAATTggatattaaataaatccTTTTGTTGCAGTATAACGGCTACTGAACAGAATGAGAAACGAGACTTTTTCCTGGATAAAAGGCAGGAATTACAATGTATAGACCAAGGATTATGGATAAATTGGTCTGGTGCGATATCACCTTTTCTCATATTCGTGATCCTTTCCGTGTTATTTGCCCTCATAAGTACTCTACTGGTCAAATATTTTGCCCCAATGGCGACAGGATCTGGTATTACGGAAATCAAAGTCTGGGTTTCTGGTTTTGAATACAGATCAGACTTTTTGGATGGTATGACATTGATTGTGAAAAGTATAGCTCTTCCGCTTGCAATCTCGGCGGGCTTAAGCATAGGTAAGGAGGGTCCTTCAGTTCATTATGCAACTTGTTGTGGCTATATTATAACCAATTGGCTCCTAAAAGATTCTCTGACGTACTCGAaccaatttgaatatttgacTGCCGCAAGTGGTGCTGGTGTTGCTGTTGCATTTGGTGCTCCAATAGGTGGGGTATTATTTGGTATAGAGGAAATTGCCTCTTCTGCAGAATTTAACACTTCTACTTTATGGAAATCTTACTACGTCGCTTTGGTGGCAGTAACCACGTTAAAATGTATCAACCCTTTTAGAAATggtaaaattattcaatttaacGTTACATATGACCAAGATTGGAGAGTTACTGAAATTCCTGTATTTATAATATTGGGTATCTTTGGAGGTCTTTATGGGAAGTATATTAGCAAATGGAACATTTCTTATGTTAACTTCCGTCGAAAGTATTTGGCGTCATATCCTACCCAAGAAGTAATCATTTTAGCTATTATTACAGCcttaatttcatatttcaatgaattccTAAAATTAGATATGACAGAGAGTATGGGTATTTTATTCCATGAATGTGTTGAGGACTACGCAAGTGACGATAGCTCAGTATTTGCTCACAGTTTATGTTATTTAGATGAGAATACACATGTTATAAGTTTCTTGAAGATGCTATTATCATTGTGCTTTGCTACTATAATAAGATCCCTCTTAGTTATAATTTCTTATGGTTGTAGAGTTCCAGCAGGTATTTTCGTACCATCTATGGCGGTTGGGGCAACTTTTGGTAGAGCATTAAGTTTGATTGTTGAACGTTTCTTTAGTGGAGCTGGTGTGATTACCCCAGGTACTTATGCATTCCTAGGTGCAGCCGCTGCCCTATGTGGTATTACCAATTTGACATTAACTGTTGTGGTCATTATGTTTGAACTAACCGGTGCTTTCATTTATATTATCCCAACTATGATCGTTGTTGCTATCACAAGAATGATATTGAGTAATTCAGGGGTTTCAGGAGGGATTGCTGATCAGATGATCACTGTTAATGGATTCCCAATGTTGGAATACCAGTGGGAAGATGAAACATTTATGGATAATTACATCGCCGAGGACATAATGTCCCAAAAATTGGTCACATTGAAGGAAACCATGTATCTTTCTGAAATTGAAGCTTTAATGTATGACTCCAATGCTACAAAGATAGTTCATGGATTCCCAATCATTAAGGATGGtgatgaatatgaaaatgACAAAAAGTGCGTTGGCTACGTATTGAGGAGGCATCTGGCGTCTAAGTTATTGATGCAAGATATTAACAGCTCTGAGGCTAATATTACTTTAGTTCATTTTACCAAGTCGTCAATCGATTTGCAAAATACATCTTCCGAAAACGGTATCGTTGTTAGCTTCCAAGACATTGTAAACACATCGCCCATCACTGTTAAACCGGAAGTGCCTACCTCGCTGTTATTCAAAATGTTTAAGCAAATGGGCTGCAAAActatcattattgaaaaagatggCTTTTTAAAAGGGCTTGTAACGAGtaaagatattttgaagtttgaaagaacaaaagCCAGAGAGATAATAGGTCCAAAATATACTTACAACGAGCATTTAAATCAAGCATTCTGGTCAATATTGCAGCCTATTATAAACCGATTCTCTAAGAAGCAATAA